TCTCGACGCTGCCGAAGCGGCCGAGCAGCCGCTTTCGGGTTTCGGGGCCGACGCCCTCGACGTCGTCCAGCACGGTCTTGACCTCGTCGCGGACGGTCTGGTGGTACTGGACCGCGAAGCGGTGGGCCTCGTCGCGGACCCGCTGGAGGAGGTGGAGGTGGGGCGCGTCGTCGGGCCACGAAAATTCCCGATCGGGCGTTACCACGCGCTCCTCGGCCTTCGCCAGCGCAACTGCCGGTACGTCCCAGCCGACGTCGGCGAGCGCGTCGCGGGCGGCCTCGAGTTGCCCCTGGCCGCCGTCGATCAGCAGCAGGTCGGGGTCGGGTCGGTCGTCGCGGTCCTCGACGGCCCGCCGGGCGCGCCACTCGAGGAGGGCGCGCATATTGTCGTAGTCGTCGTTCTGGTCGGTGAGTTTCTTGCGGCGGTAGTCGGCCTTCTCGGCGCTGCCGTCGACGAAGGTGACGTCGCTGCCGACGGCCGACTTTCCCTGGGCGTGGCTCACGTCGAACCCCTCGATGCGGCGGGCGGAATCGATCTCGAGGGCGTCCGCGAGCATGCCACACTCGTCGCGGCGGCCGACGTTCCGCCGGGCGTTCTTCAGCGCGAGGTCGACGAGTTTCGCCTCCCGTCCGGCGCCCGGCACGCGCACGGAGACGCCCTCGGCCTCGAGCCAGGCGGCGACTTCCTCGTCGCCGTGGCGCTCGGGGAGCAAGATCGCGTCCGGCAGTCGGCGCTCGGCGTAGTACTGGACGATGAAGGCCGCGAGAACGGCGGGGACGCCGCCCTCGCCGGTGCTGCTGTCGCCGTCCGCGCTGGCCGCCTCGGCCGCGTCCGCGGTCGTCTCGGGGTCCGCAGCCGGCGCCTCGAGCGTGTGCCGTTCCCGATCGACCAGCTTTCCGTCCTCGGCGCGCAGGCGGGCGACGGTCGCGTCTCCGCCCTCGATAGCGACGCCGAGCACGTCGACCGCGCGCTCGTCGCCGACCGACTGGACGGCCTCGCCGCCCTCGCCGTGAAACGCCTGCACGGTCTCGAGGCGGTCCCGCAGGTTGGCGGCGCGTTCGAAGTTCTGGTCCTCGGCGGCAGCCTCCATCTCCCGGCGCAGCGGGTCCGCGAGGATGCCGGTCTCGCCCTCGAGGAAGCGTTCGACCGCGGTGACGTCCTCGCCGTAGCTCTCGAGGTCGATCTCGCGGGTGCAGGGCGCGGTGCACAGCCCCATCTCGTAGTCCAGACAGGGCCGGTCGCGGTTGGCGTACTTGTGATCCGAACAGCCGCGGACGCCGTAGGTCTCTCGCAGGGCTTTCACGACGGTCTCGACCTGGCCCTTGTTCGTGTAGGGGCCGAAGACGGTCGCGGACTCGTCGGGATCGCGGGTGATCTCGATCTGGGGCGCCTCGTGGTCCGCCAACTGGACCATCGGGTACGATTTGTCGTCCTTCAGGCGGACGTTGTACCGGGGCTGGTGGCGCTTGATCAGGTTCGCCTCGAGCAGCAGGGCCTGAGTCTCGGTGTCGGTGACGGCGATCTCGATGCCGTCGGCGCGCTGGACCATCCGCCGGATGCGGGCGCTGCGCGGATCGGCGTAGGAGCCGACCCGGCTCCGGAGGTCGACGGCCTTCCCGACGTACAGCGTCGTCTCGTCCTCCCGAAACTGGTAGACTCCGGGCTCTCGCGGCAGCGATCGCGCGCGTTCGCGAACCCCCTCGGCGTTCATCGGTGGCCCTAGGGCGTCAGCGCGTTTCAGCCTGACTCATCGGGGTCGCCGCCCGGTCCGAACCCGTCCTCGCTCGCGCCGGGCTCGAGGTCGGCGGGGCCGTCGACGCCGCGGCCGCCGGCGTTCCGCTCGCGGAGTTCCTCGACCGAGGGGGCGGTGATCGGATCGCGGTCCTCCTCGTCCGGTCCCGGTCGGATCGCCGCCTCGAGTTCGCTCACGATGCCGGCTTCGATGTCGGCGTCGGTGATCGGCAGTTGGATGTCCTCGCCGCCGCTGACGGAGAGGACGATCCGTCTCGAGCGCGACCGGAGGTACAGCGCGAGGTAGCCGACCGCGACAACGAGTGCGAGGGCGCCGAGCCCCACTGTCGCGAGTTCGACGGCCGCGAGCACCGTTGCGACGGTCTCGAAGACGCCGCCGGTGACGTCGGCGACGCCGCCGCCCGTTCCGTCTGCACCCTCGGAACCGCCGAAGGCGGGAATGAGGCTGCTCGCGTCGAGGAACGTCCCGACTGCGACCAGCCCGCCCCCGAGGAGTCCGGGACCGAGGCTCCGAATCAGGTGACTCGTCGAACCGCCCGTTTTGACGGTCACGCCGCGGACGTTCGGCCGGTCGACGGTTCGGTACGCGGCGCCCATCTCCGACTCCGTCCGGGGCGAGGCGATACCGCCGTCGTCCTCGGCGAACACGAGCACCCGGTGGGTCGTGACGACGACCGTCGCGTCCGCGAACTCGAGACGGCGCCGTTGCTCCTCGCCGCCGTACAGCAACTGATCGACGTGATCGCTCCAGGACATCGATGAGTTCGTCTCGAGTTCGACTGCGTGGTCGACCACCAAGTACGTCCGGGCCGATTCGCCGCGTGCGAAACGCCGTCCGGAACGCGGTACATTCTCGAGGATGGGGACCGAACGGGAGCGCATGACCGATTCGACGGACGCGACGGACGGCGACGACACAGCGGCGGCGGACGACGGCGGCGAGGCGGACGAAACGGTCCGGTGCTGGCTCGTCGAGCGCGAGTTCGGCGACCGCAACTTCGTCACGATCGTCTACGCGACCCGCGACGGTTCCCGCTATCAGCAGTGGGAGCGGTCGACGACCTCGCTGCGAACCGGCTCGCAGATCACCGCCGCCACCGAAATTCCGGAATCGGAACTCGAGGCGGTGACCGACGAGGAGACCCGCGAGCGCTACGCGAGGGAGGCCGAACGGACCGCCGACCAGTACGAGCCGGACGACCCGATCTGATCGGCTAACCGCGGGCCTGAGTTCCCATCGGCCGTTCTTTCACTACGATAGACGAAGTATATTAGTCGGCGCAAGTGGCAACCCTTTTCGGCAAACGGCCTGACTACTCAGCCATGCCCGCTATCACAGTCGATTCCCTGACCAAGTCCTACGGTCAGGGGTCGGAAGCGACCCTCGCGCTCGAGGACCTCTCCTTCGAGGTCCGGGAGGGCGAGGTGTTCGGCTTCCTCGGTCCCAACGGCGCCGGCAAGTCGACGACGATCAACGTCATCCTCGATTTCATCCGGCCGACCGCCGGGCGGGTCGAGGTGCTGGGCATGGACGCTCAGGCCAACAGCCGCGAGATCCGCTCGCGGACCGGCGTCCTCCCGGAGGGCGTCGAGACCTACGACCGCCTGACCGCCCGCCAGCACCTCGAGTTCGCCATCGAGTCGAAAGGCGCCGACGACGACCCCGAAACTCTCCTCGAGCGGGTCGGCCTGCTCGACGCGATCGACAAGAAGGCCGGCGGCTACTCGAAGGGGATGGCCCAGCGGCTCATGCTCGCGATGGCCCTCGTGGGCGAGCCGGACCTCCTGATCCTCGACGAGCCCTCCACCGGCCTCGACCCGAACGGGGCCCGCGAGATGCGAGATATCGTCCGCGAGGAGAACGCCCGCGGTGCGACGGTCTTCTTCTCGAGTCACATCATGGAGCAGGTCGAGGCCGTCTGCGACCGCGTCGGCATCCTCCGGGACGGCGAGATGGTCGCCGTCGACTCCGTCGAGGGGCTGCGAGACTCGGTCGGCGGCGGCACCTCGCTGCGGGTCACCGTCGACCGGCTCGACGATGAGGCCCTCCAGGCGGTGCGCTCGCTGCCGGACGTCTCGAACGTCGTGGTGGAAGGCGAAGATCCGCCGACGATCACCGTTCAGGTTCAGGCGGACGGCTCGAAGACGGCCGTCCTCGGCGAACTCGAGGACCGCGGCGTCGAGGTGCGGGACTTCTCGACCCGAGAGGCCTCGCTCGAGGACGTCTTCCAGTCGTACACGACGGGCTCGGAGGTGGAAGCGCGATGAGCGCCGATACCGGCGCCGGTTCGGGAACCGGTGCGGGAACGGACACACGCGCCGGGACGCCGTCGGCCGGCAGCACCTCGAGTTCGATCAACCCCGAGAGCGTCCGTGCGGTCGCGAAGAAGGATTTCCGTGATTCGATCCGTTCGTGGGTGTTCTGGGGGCTCAGCATCTTCTTCTTCACGCTACTGGTCAGCGTCACCGGCGCGATCTCGTACTTCGGCGATGAAATCGCGCAGGCCGGCGCGACGACGGAGGCGCTCGTGCTGTTCGTCAGTCAGATCACGCGGCTGGTCATCCCGCTGATAGCGATCGTGCTCGGATGGAAATCGATCGCCGGCGAGCGCGAGTCGGGCAGTATCAAGATCCTGCTCTCCCTGCCCCACTCGCGCAAGGACGTGCTGCTCGGCAAACTGCTGGGTCGATCGGCCGTGCTCTCGATCTCGCTGACGATCGGCTTCGCGCTCGCCGCGGTCGTCGTCGCGGTGGTACTCGGCAGCTTCGACGTCGTCGACTACGTGAGCCTGCTCGCGATGGCGATCATCTACGGGCTCGCCTACACGAGCATCACCGTCTCCCTGTCGTCGATGACGCGCTCGACGACGCTCGCCGGCGCCGCCATGGCCGGCGTCTTCCTCCTGTTTTACCTCGTCTGGAACGCCCTTCAGAGCGCGTTCCAGTTGCTGATGAGCCGCGGGCTGATCTCCGGCGTCTCCTACACGCGGGAGGTCACTCTCCTCGACGGATCGACCGAACAACGGACTGCCGAGCGACTGCCCGACTGGGCCCTGTTCGTCGACATGATCGATCCGGGCAACGCCTTCCAGAACGCGATCACCGTCCTCAGTTCCGCCGGCGGGAGCAACTTGGGAACGGCCTACCCCGAGTACTACTTCCCGGACGGACTCCCGTTCTACCTCGAGAACTGGTTCTCCTTCGTCATCCTGCTGCTTTGGATCGTCGTCCCGATCGCGATCGCGTTGTACCGATTCGACCGGGTCGACCTCTGAGCGGAGTTGAGGCGTCGTACACCTTCAGTTACCGCTGCCTACGTTTCGCCAGCTCTGGTGAGTTTCCCGCGAACCATCCCCTGCGACAACTAGTAACATAGAAACTAACCGATCGTCGAACGTAGATCGCGTGTGGTCTCGCTCGAGGAAATCTACGTGACTGTCGTCGGCATCCTCTTGCTCGCTGCGTTAGGAGCCTGTATTTCGGTTCTCGTGCAGCTCTTCCGAGACGGTCTCGAGCGGCATCGCAAGCGGACGTCCGGGGGACGAAACCGGGACACCGAAGCGGATGACGGCGACTCGAGGACCTCCGCCCGCCATCGGACGGATGCGACGGCTCGCCTGACGTGCGATCACTGCGGCGCGACGAACGATTCCGAGTTTAGATACTGTCGGTGCTGTTTGGAACGACTCTGATCGGTTTCGATTCGTGTGGCCCCCTCGAGCCCCACTGGTGGCAGAAAGGCGTCAGCACCCGTTGTTCGTCGTTCGCTGGCGATCGACTTCGCTTGCGGATGGTCGGGCTGCGGCGTACCGACCGGCACGTGAACGCGGGCCGGCGATCCTACTCGCGGGCCGGGTCGACGCCGCGTTCCGCGAGCAACTCGCGGAACTCGTCCGCGTCGACGATCGGAACGTCGTTGGCCTCGGCATCGTCGCGCTTCGTCTGTCCGGGATTTTCGCCGACGACGAGGTAGTCCGTGTTTCCGGAGACGCTGCTCGTGGCGTTCGCGCCGTGGGCTTCGACCGTCTCCTGCGCTTCGCCGCGCGTCATCCCCTCGAGCGAGCCCGTGAAGACGAAGGTGAGTCCCTCGAGTTCGTCGCCCGTCTCGACGTCCGTTTCCTGCGGGGAGACGTGCTCGAGGATGGCGTCGACCGCCTCGGCGTTCGCCTCGCTGGTGAAGAATTCGTGGATTTGTGCGGCGACGGTTTCGCCCACGTCGTCGACCGTCTCGAGGTGCTCGGGGTCGGTGACGGCGGCCTCGCGGACCGCCTCGAACGTGCCGAACTCGCGGGCCAGTTCGCGGGCCGTGGTCGGGCCGACGTGGGGGATGCCGAGTGCCGAGAGGAAGTCGGGGAGCGGCGGTTCGCGGCTGGCTTCGATCTCTTCGACGAGGTTCTCGGTGCTGGTTTCGCCCCAGCCCTCGAGATCGGTCAGGTCCTCGCGCTCGAGTTCGTAGAGGTCCGCGACGGACTCGAGCAGGCCGGCGTCGACGAGTTGGCGGACGCTCTTCTCGCCCAGCCCCTCGAGGTCGAGTCCGTCGTCGCTCGCGTAGTACTGGATCGACCGCCGGAGTTGCGCGTCACAGGCCAGCCCGCCGGTGCAGAAGGCGATCGGGCCGTCGCGCTCGATGGCGCTGTCGCAGACGGGACAGTGATCGGGCAGTTCGTAGTGGCCCTCGCTCGACTTCTCGACGACTTCCGCGACGTAGGGGATCACGTCGCCCGCGCGCTGGACGCGGACGGTGTCGCCGACGTTGACGTTCTTGGCTTCGATCTCCTCGGGGTTGTGCAGACTCGCCCGCGAGACGGTGACGCCGCCGACGTCGACCGGCTCGAGCAGGGCGACGGGGGTCACGCGCCCCGTCCGGCCGACCTGGACCGCAATATCGGCGATCGGCGTCACTTCGGCGCGGGCGGGGAACTTGTAGGCGTACGCGTAGCGGTCGTGACGCGCTGTCCGTCCCAACTCCTCGCGGGCGTCGCGGTCGTCGACCTTGATGACGACGCCGTCGATTTCGTAGTTCAGGTCGTCCCGCACCTCGAGCATCCGGTCGCGGTAGTCGATTGCCTCGTCGATGTCCTTGACCACTTCGACGCGGTCGTTGACCCGCAGGCCCCAGTCGGGGAACCGCTCGAGTTCGTCGCGGTGGCTGTCCTCCAGGTCGGTGGCCTCGAGCACGTCGAAGAAGAAGACCTCGAGGGGCCGTTCTGCGACGACCGAGGGATCGAGCTGGCGGATCGTACCGGCGGTGGCGTTCCGGGGATTGGCGAACGGGTCCTCGCCGCGCTCGATGCGCTCGCGGTTGTGCGCCTGGAAGGCGTCCTTGGGCATGTAGACCTCGCCGCGGACCGCGAGGAAGTCGGGGTAGTCGCCGTGGAGCCGCTGCGGGACGGAGCCGATGGTGCGGGCGTTGCGGGTGACGTCGTCGCCCTCGCGGCCGTCCCCGCGGGTGACCGCGCGCTCGAGGCGGCCGTCCTCGTAGACGAACTCCATCGAGACGCCGTCGAACTTGGGCTCGCAGACGTAGTCGACCTCGCCGACCTCGCGGCGCACGCGGTCGTCGAACTCCCGCACGTCCGCGGCGTCGCCGCTGTTGTCGATCGAGAGCATCGGCGCGACGTGCTCGACGGTATCGAACCCCTCGATCGGCTCGCCGCCGACGCTGCGGGTCGGGCTGTCGGGATGGGAGAGATCGAACTCGTCCTCGAGGGCCTGCAGTCGGGTAAAGAGCGCGTCGTAGGCGCGGTCGGCGACGATCGGGTCGTTCTCGACGTAGTACCGGCGGTCGTGCTCGCGGATCGCCTCCCGGAGCAGCGCGATCTGTTCGCGGGCCTCGTCCTCGGAGAGATCCTCGAGCGGCGCGAAATCGGTCGGCGGATTCCGGAGGTAGGGGTTGTCCTCGTCCGCAGTTTCGTGGGTGAGCGACATCGATATCGGTCTTGCTCGAGGGTTGCCGCTCCCGTCCGATAACGTTACTGTACTCCACCGACCGCACGCGAGTTGCCGTCACTTCCAGGGGTTCTCGACGAGTTCGGCATGGACGCTCGAGCCGACCGCGAGCCGACAGTCCGCTCGCGGCGCGGCAATGCACAGCAGGACGTAGCCCGCCGCGCGGTGGCGGTCCTTCAGCGCTCGCGGCGGCCGGCG
The DNA window shown above is from Halopiger xanaduensis SH-6 and carries:
- a CDS encoding ABC transporter ATP-binding protein, which produces MPAITVDSLTKSYGQGSEATLALEDLSFEVREGEVFGFLGPNGAGKSTTINVILDFIRPTAGRVEVLGMDAQANSREIRSRTGVLPEGVETYDRLTARQHLEFAIESKGADDDPETLLERVGLLDAIDKKAGGYSKGMAQRLMLAMALVGEPDLLILDEPSTGLDPNGAREMRDIVREENARGATVFFSSHIMEQVEAVCDRVGILRDGEMVAVDSVEGLRDSVGGGTSLRVTVDRLDDEALQAVRSLPDVSNVVVEGEDPPTITVQVQADGSKTAVLGELEDRGVEVRDFSTREASLEDVFQSYTTGSEVEAR
- a CDS encoding excinuclease ABC subunit C, producing the protein MNAEGVRERARSLPREPGVYQFREDETTLYVGKAVDLRSRVGSYADPRSARIRRMVQRADGIEIAVTDTETQALLLEANLIKRHQPRYNVRLKDDKSYPMVQLADHEAPQIEITRDPDESATVFGPYTNKGQVETVVKALRETYGVRGCSDHKYANRDRPCLDYEMGLCTAPCTREIDLESYGEDVTAVERFLEGETGILADPLRREMEAAAEDQNFERAANLRDRLETVQAFHGEGGEAVQSVGDERAVDVLGVAIEGGDATVARLRAEDGKLVDRERHTLEAPAADPETTADAAEAASADGDSSTGEGGVPAVLAAFIVQYYAERRLPDAILLPERHGDEEVAAWLEAEGVSVRVPGAGREAKLVDLALKNARRNVGRRDECGMLADALEIDSARRIEGFDVSHAQGKSAVGSDVTFVDGSAEKADYRRKKLTDQNDDYDNMRALLEWRARRAVEDRDDRPDPDLLLIDGGQGQLEAARDALADVGWDVPAVALAKAEERVVTPDREFSWPDDAPHLHLLQRVRDEAHRFAVQYHQTVRDEVKTVLDDVEGVGPETRKRLLGRFGSVENVREASLEDLRSVPGIGEKTAETIKSRLEG
- a CDS encoding ABC transporter permease; its protein translation is MSADTGAGSGTGAGTDTRAGTPSAGSTSSSINPESVRAVAKKDFRDSIRSWVFWGLSIFFFTLLVSVTGAISYFGDEIAQAGATTEALVLFVSQITRLVIPLIAIVLGWKSIAGERESGSIKILLSLPHSRKDVLLGKLLGRSAVLSISLTIGFALAAVVVAVVLGSFDVVDYVSLLAMAIIYGLAYTSITVSLSSMTRSTTLAGAAMAGVFLLFYLVWNALQSAFQLLMSRGLISGVSYTREVTLLDGSTEQRTAERLPDWALFVDMIDPGNAFQNAITVLSSAGGSNLGTAYPEYYFPDGLPFYLENWFSFVILLLWIVVPIAIALYRFDRVDL
- the ligA gene encoding NAD-dependent DNA ligase LigA, which gives rise to MSLTHETADEDNPYLRNPPTDFAPLEDLSEDEAREQIALLREAIREHDRRYYVENDPIVADRAYDALFTRLQALEDEFDLSHPDSPTRSVGGEPIEGFDTVEHVAPMLSIDNSGDAADVREFDDRVRREVGEVDYVCEPKFDGVSMEFVYEDGRLERAVTRGDGREGDDVTRNARTIGSVPQRLHGDYPDFLAVRGEVYMPKDAFQAHNRERIERGEDPFANPRNATAGTIRQLDPSVVAERPLEVFFFDVLEATDLEDSHRDELERFPDWGLRVNDRVEVVKDIDEAIDYRDRMLEVRDDLNYEIDGVVIKVDDRDAREELGRTARHDRYAYAYKFPARAEVTPIADIAVQVGRTGRVTPVALLEPVDVGGVTVSRASLHNPEEIEAKNVNVGDTVRVQRAGDVIPYVAEVVEKSSEGHYELPDHCPVCDSAIERDGPIAFCTGGLACDAQLRRSIQYYASDDGLDLEGLGEKSVRQLVDAGLLESVADLYELEREDLTDLEGWGETSTENLVEEIEASREPPLPDFLSALGIPHVGPTTARELAREFGTFEAVREAAVTDPEHLETVDDVGETVAAQIHEFFTSEANAEAVDAILEHVSPQETDVETGDELEGLTFVFTGSLEGMTRGEAQETVEAHGANATSSVSGNTDYLVVGENPGQTKRDDAEANDVPIVDADEFRELLAERGVDPARE
- a CDS encoding DUF7577 domain-containing protein yields the protein MQLFRDGLERHRKRTSGGRNRDTEADDGDSRTSARHRTDATARLTCDHCGATNDSEFRYCRCCLERL